The following is a genomic window from Phaseolus vulgaris cultivar G19833 chromosome 6, P. vulgaris v2.0, whole genome shotgun sequence.
tgttatgATACTCTAGATAATCAAATGTTATGAACTAGATGATCATCATCTAGCATTACCGTGAACATCTAATTCTTTAAAGAAGGCTAGAAAGTCATTGTTCATTCTAGATGATGATGTCTTTCATGGTAGAAGTCCAAACAATGACTATCCATTATGGTGGTGGCCTAAACGTTGACTATCTAGTGTTTTGGCACTTTTCTCATTGactcttggaattttttatgTAGCATTTTACAATAATCatctaacattattttttttttccttagtAGCTTGTTTTTGCTACTAACTGTTTACATTTTATGCTTCTTTCTTATTAGTGAACTTGATCTACTATATAAGGATTAAGTTATTCTGTTACCAGACTCCTTTGTTAGACCATAACAACTTGACCTTATGACAAGATTCCTATTCCTCTTAGATATAAATGGGTGTAAAAGATTAAGTATAAATATGGTGGAACCataaaaaagtataaagatCGTCTAGTTACAAATGGTTATTAGTAAGTTGAAAGTATAAACTATCTAAATACTTTTTCACCAATTGCAAAATTAACTATTGTTAGACTTCTTTTAGCCTAAGCAGTTACACAACATTGGCATTTATATCTAAATTCAAATTAAGTCAACCAAATCaaattttcctttcaactaaatttttttttatggtcTTAAGCAGGCTAGTAGACAATGGTTTGCAAAactatctttatttttaattaaaaatactctTATTACTTTCACTGCTTTTCTTGTTTATGTAGACAATATCACTCTTGCTGAAAATTCCTCAACAGACATTGAAGAAATGAAGCAGGCACTGAATAACACCTTCAAAATCAAAAACTTAGGAGagctaaaatattttatgggTTTTGAAGTTGTTAGATCCAAGAAAGGTATACATCTTTGCCAAAGGAAATATGCTCTCTTAGGAATGATGGCCAACAAGTCATATCTTTCACCTTTATCAAAGAATACCAAGCTTCTCTTCATattagacgctcctcttcatgatGTTGAGTCTTATAGATATCCTTTATATTTAATCAACACACAACCTGCTATTAGTTTTGTTGTCCATTTGCTGAGTAGGTTTGTTCAAAGTCCCATAGTCAACCATCACCAAACAAACCAACATGTCATTCGTTATATAAAGTTCAATCCTTCACAAagtcttttcttttcttcaaagACATCGGTTCAATTAAAAGATTTCAGTGATTCTGATTGGACATCCGACTCTACCACCAGACAATCAACTACTGGATATTACATCTTCTTGTGGAATTCTTTAATCTATTGGAAATCCAAGAAACAATCTACAGTTTGACACTCTTCTACATAAGTAGAATATCGTGCATTAGCTACTACAACATGCGAGTTACGATGGTTAAATTATCTTCTTAAATGATCTTTGCATTCAATCAAGCATTATTGGAATTTTATATTGCGACAATCAATCTGCTCTTCACATTGTCCATAACTCTACTTTTCATGATGCACTAAGCACATAGATATTGATTGCCAGGTGGTTCGTGAAAAGATCCAAAAAAATCTTCTTCCCATCAAAACTGAGACCAGCTAGCTGATGTCTTCACCAAAACTCTTGACAGTACTTTCTTCCAAAACATTGTATCCAAACTAGGAATAATGAGTAGGGGAGGGTGCTAAAATCGTTTTCTAATACTCTATATGATTAAATGTTATGGGCTAGATTATCACTATTTAGTATTATAGTGAGTATCTAATGCTTTAAACAAGGCTAGACAGTCGATATTCATGCTAGATGATGATCGTCTATTATGATAGAAGTCCATATGATGATTGTCCATCATAATGGTGACACTTAGACGTTGACCATCTAATATTTTGACACTTTTCTCGTTGACTATTGGAACATTTTTTTGCAACGTTTTACAACAACCATCTAACATTATTCTTCTTTGCTTTGCTTAGTAGCTTGTTTTTCTTCTAATCGTTTACATTTTATGCTTTTATGAATGACTTGATTTGGTATATACAAGATCAAGTTATTCTCATTAAATAGTTGTATACCTTCATTGCAGACTCCTTTATTGTACCTTGATTTCTgtttcaaaaattcaaatttgagtTTCCCTCAAGAAATTTCAACCTGATTTTTTCCTGCTTCAACAACTCCTTTCTTTGGCACAAATTACTTTCGTTTTCTTTTGGACTCGCTGGTTTGTCATTTGATCTCTAATGTTTGTTTTCGTTTCTCAAATATGAAAAGccatattcaattgccaccgaTTACATATTTTCATAACTCTTTTGTTATTATGTATGTTACagtgattttcaatttttaaatttctttaaaaatatttacatgaAAGTATTTTATGACAcgaaaataaacataaaataaatgttgtcaccatttttttttagttctcaaaacatcatttttccttttcttatcgCAGCTAACAACTTTCATGGATCTCAAGACTGTCTTTTAATTCGATTTATTCAAGTATGGATTGGTATGACTAACTAATcaatcaaaatgaaataaaaaaaaactatctttgtttaaataattggtttggtttaaaattttaaaattataaattcaatATATCAAACATCAAATATAAACATATAAGTCTCCAATTAACAAAActtattctattttaaatataattattttatattatgtaacTATAATTTTATAGTTTGTAACTTTATACCTTTACAATTCTTTGTTTTATAATTCTATAATTTTTCAACATTTGATATTATTCATTAGTTttcattcattttattataaataacaaatatatcCATGGTATTTCGAATTGAAAAACacatatttatttcatattttatttaaacatagTGGTTAaggttttttaagaaaaatgggAAGTGAttgagttaaaaaataaattgtttactTTTTCATATCACTGAAAACACATGGGCAtatacttaattaaaaaaatatataataattaatttttattataattattaaaaattaattttttaaaaatttataaaaaaaatgttcatactATATTAATGAaagtataattaataattacattaaaataattatagaacaataataatgaaaatattttcattaatagtttaaaattataataaagaaaatttagttactataaaatATAAACTCTTACATTTGAATACTCTAGAGACACTGCTTTCAGCAAGAGACTCTTTCCGTCCCACTCACCTTAAACGACGACGGTCTCAGACAAACGGTGTCGGTTGGTGGTGCCACCGCCAGTGCGCCAATCTCACACGCGACGTCGTATCCATCATCCCAATCAAAACCAGTCCTTCCTTTATTAGAAACCCTAATTCAGAAGAGAAATTGTCATTTTCTCCAGAAGTAGTGCGTAAGATTCTATTCAATTCCCATTTGATTCCTTATTTTACTTTCGTTTTTCCTTTGAATTGCGCTTTTTTTTTGCCTGGTTTTGATGTAAGATGGAACCAGTTCATTCTTTTTGACAGTTGAGGGTGACCCAACATTGAATCCATTGTAAGCTCTGGTGAAACAGATCAATTCAGCCCATTTTCGGGCATGGGCCAACCCGCACCCACTAAAAGAGGTTACAGTTGGGTCGGGTTGCTTTGCCTTGCCACCATTGGCGAATTGACGTCACCAGAGACACCGCTAACTTTTCTTTTTGGTTTTCCAATTGAGTAAGAAATGTATGATTCCAGTTGGTGATTGATTGATTCCTATTCGGATTTGAAACAGCAGGGAGAATGAACAATTCTATTATGGCCTTTGTTCTGCTATTGTTCCTTTTGTTGATACGGTATTCAAACGCCGAAGAAGGAGCTTTCGATGTTCGCAAACACCTCTCCACTGTCTCCAGGTCTCTCTCATGTTTGCATTCGTAATTGATTCGACAAACTAAATCTTCTTTTCGCTCATTTTCTgcgattttattttttatttattttttagaaattttgatgAGAATTTTGTGTGCATGTGTTGGCTGACTTTATTGATTTTTCTTCGCAGATATGGTGCCGTGAAAGACATTGCTGACAATAACTTCGTTCCTTCTAAACTCCCGGAGGGATGTGTTCCGATCCATTTGAATCTTGTGGTAACTTTCTCGACTATTTATAGTGGTTTTTATTGATTAGGAATGTGTTATGTTGTTATCCTGTTTGACGGAGAAATGTACAACGGTGTTGAATTGAATCAAGGGTTAATATTTCTAGAGTGTTTAGGTTGTGATTAAAATTTGATAGCTTTCAACTATCTGGTTGACTGGTTGCACTTAACTTAATGGAAGAGGATGATGACACTACTTTACTTAGGCAAGGCATGGAACTCGATCTCCCACGAAGAAAAGGATAAAGGAGTTAGATAATTTGGCTGCTCGTCTGGAAGTTCTTGTGAGGGAAGCAAAAGAGCGAAGTTTGCCTTTGGAGAGGGTTCCTTCGTGGCTAAATGGATGGAAATCTCCTTGGCAGGGAAAGCGTAAGGGTGGTGAATTAATTATCAAAGGAGAGGAAGAATTATATGATCTTGGAATCAGGATTAGAGCCAAGTTTCCAGAtttgtttgatgaagaataccatcCTGACGTATATCCTATTAAGGCATCTCAGGTGAGTTTATCTTcgattttgatattttaatttattttttgttaccaCAATTTACAACACTCGTAGTTTTTGGATTAGTAAAGAAATGGTGATTGATCTAAAGCAAAAAGAGTATATTGCTTCAAGTTGATGAGGAAATGCTGATTGGTTGCAATATACCATATAGACTTGCCTTTGGACATTTGGAAGCTACAAATTTATTCAACTCACATCTCTCTTATCTGGAAAACAGATTCCCCGAGCATCTGCCAGTGCTGTGGCATTTGGTATGGGGCTTTTCAGTGGCAATGGAAGTCTTGGACCTGGGCATCATCGAGCCTTTGCTGTGACAAGTGAAAGCCGTGCTAGTGATCTCCAGTTGAGATTTCATGACTGCTGTCATAATTACAAGGTAAGTTGTAGTCATAGTGTGATTTAATGTGATCATTGAAATTATAGTTAGACAATTTCATATGTTTTAATGTctatttgaaaatatgattgtTATGCATTACATAAAATCACTCGAGCTGAATGTCACCCTTTTTACGTTGTAATTACTGTTGACCATGTTTGTGTCTTCTCCTTTCATTGATAAAGTTTCTTCAGTATTGCTGGAACGTTTGCTTACAGTTTTGCCTTGTCATGCCATTCTATGGAacttaacatattttaaatgtatttaaatttcCATATTTGCTTCATGTTAAGTCCATTTCTGGTTGAATGTGAAAGTTGCTGTTGTGTTTTGAAGAAGCTACATGAGGTATTTGATAAGTAGCATAATATTTGAGCATGACTTTGTGGTTAATTGGACATTTTGGGATCTTTAGTGTTCCTAAAGGTAGTGCTTATGCTTCGTAACATTGTTTGTCTGGTTGTATAATTCTTGGGTTATGGTGCAGGCTTATCGGAAAAGTCAGGAACCTGCAGTTAGTAAACTTAAGGAACCCATCTTGGATGAGATTACATCTGCATTGATTGGGCGCCATGGACTTAATTTTACTAGCCAGGATACATCTTCTCTCTGGTTTTTGTGTAAACAGGTTGTTACAAATTTTAATCCCAGCTCCTTTTGTTCTTTACCAGTTTGAGTTTATAAATAATCATTTAACTGAGGTTTTGGAGATtggtatttttctttcttttttatttcttaatctGTTATTTTGACAGGAAGCATCCTTGTTAGATATAACTAATCAAGCGTGTAGTCTTTTCATCCCTACTGAGGTACTTTTGTTCTGTAGTCATTATGCGATACAATCTATGATCTAATCTTAGCAATCTCCTCTTTGAATgtctataaatatttttaaatagagattaaaaattataaagatgTCAGGAAACTATTTAATTTGACCTTTTGAAAGGCACGTTTTGGATCTTTGATGTGATGTTTCTACAATAGCTTATTGAATTGTAATAAAACTGACATCCATTCAAATGTCATTGTTTTTAACTAGCTgcaaagaaaaagaagttaaaaaagaGATAATTCCAGTTAAATTATTGCTCATGCTATATGCCAATTATGTGACTGTTGTTGATGAATAgaagaaaaatagtttattatGTAAATGTATGCTGGATGTTTATTGATATATGCTAATTTCTGTGTGCTTAGATTGAATTGCTGGAGTGGACAGATGATTTGGAGATGTTTATTCTGAAGGGTTATGGTAAATCAGTAAACTATAGAATGGGAGTTCCATTACTTGAAGATGTTTTTCAATCCATGGAACAGGCTATCATGGCTAAAGAAGGTAGTTTAGTTTCGTACTTTTCAAGTGTGTACTTTATATCTTTTTCTTCATGCCATATCCTGTTAAGGAAACTCGTGATAATATTATGTATAGATGAACCTTTTTCAGTAAATCATATATTAAACTTGTCCTGTCCACAAATACCTCCGGCAAAGACTGCACATGGGAACCTCCATATATCATTATGTGTGTGTACACACACATATTCAGCTTCAGCTGACAACCCGTTGGCATTTTAGCTGTGTTTTATAGTACTTTGATTAAACAACTATCGTTTGGGCCAATAATTTATTTGAACATATTTAGCTAAGGAAGTCATTATTTGTTTGTTGTAATCGAAGGGAAATGACGCCTCTCATTCCAGAACAACTTTAAAATGTTTGATGCCTTCTAAGAAAATAGGCAATATTAATTTTACGTTTGTCTTCGTGTGGACGCACCATGTAAACATTAATAAATAGTATGTAATTTCCAGTAATAAATAGTATGTAATTTTCATCTCATTGTTTTATTTACATGTCTTATGTCTTGTGTATTAATAAACTGGGTCAAACTCTTTTACCCATGCTGATTATTTATGTGTTTGTGTGCATGCTCATTCAAAGTTGTTGGTTGAAATTATATATAGCTAATGCAAACTAGCAAGGgagattattttttactttacaGACTATTGTTTCTCCTTTTGAAGCATATCTCCTGAATATGTGAACATTTGACTCGTTTCCCCTTTCTTGATGGCTTCTATAGAAAGACATGCTTCTGGCAGCTTTGAAAAGGCAAGACTTCGGTTTGCGCATGCTGAAACTATAGTTCCATTCTCATGTCTCCTTGGTTTATTTCTTGAAGGATCTGGTGAGACTTTTATACGCTTTGCTTGAAATATGTACAGAAttacatttttcttttgttttttctttacttttaacCTCTAACTAGTAGTTAGTGTGCTTATACATGTTCACTTTTGACAAAGTacagagattaaaaaaattcagaagGAACAACCTCTACAGCAGCCCCCAATGCCTCCACAGAAAAGAAAATGGCGGGGTAGCACTGTAGCCCCTTTTGCTGGCAACAACATGCTGGTCTTGTATAGATGTCCTGCTCCAGATAGATCTATAAGCAAGCACTTTGTGCAGGTGTTACACAATGAACACCCCATTCCAATGCCAGTAAGCTTTTGTTATCTTAGTTTTACCAATTCTTATGGTCCGGGGGTTGCAAGGTTTCACTTATTGTTTAAAATCTTATTGAGCTATTGATTGTCAATAACTCGGTATGTCTCATTGTATACAGGGTTGTGATGGCTCTGATTTCTGTCCATTTGAACTATTCAAGGTACTTATATTGCCTCACTACAATACTGAATATGAATATGATCAATGTGTTCTATTAATTATAGTATGCTGTTTTATATTCTACTATTCTTAATGTTGAGTTTTCTCTACAGGAAAAAATAGTTGCACCTCATCAGAAGCATGACTACCGTTCGGTCTGTAATCCAAAGCTAGAGCTGGAGCCCTCGGGCAGCAAGTTTTCCCAGATATTTCAGTGGCTTTTCTCACCAGCGAAAGGTGATAAGCACCCTAAAGATGAATTTTAGTTTGTATCTTAGGAAAGTAGCCTCCAATCTTACGTTCTGC
Proteins encoded in this region:
- the LOC137831272 gene encoding uncharacterized protein isoform X2 gives rise to the protein MNNSIMAFVLLLFLLLIRYSNAEEGAFDVRKHLSTVSRYGAVKDIADNNFVPSKLPEGCVPIHLNLVARHGTRSPTKKRIKELDNLAARLEVLVREAKERSLPLERVPSWLNGWKSPWQGKRKGGELIIKGEEELYDLGIRIRAKFPDLFDEEYHPDVYPIKASQIPRASASAVAFGMGLFSGNGSLGPGHHRAFAVTSESRASDLQLRFHDCCHNYKAYRKSQEPAVSKLKEPILDEITSALIGRHGLNFTSQDTSSLWFLCKQEASLLDITNQACSLFIPTEIELLEWTDDLEMFILKGYGKSVNYRMGVPLLEDVFQSMEQAIMAKEERHASGSFEKARLRFAHAETIVPFSCLLGLFLEGSEIKKIQKEQPLQQPPMPPQKRKWRGSTVAPFAGNNMLVLYRCPAPDRSISKHFVQVLHNEHPIPMPGCDGSDFCPFELFKEKIVAPHQKHDYRSVCNPKLELEPSGSKFSQIFQWLFSPAKGLLSVLD
- the LOC137831272 gene encoding uncharacterized protein isoform X1, with the translated sequence MNNSIMAFVLLLFLLLIRYSNAEEGAFDVRKHLSTVSRYGAVKDIADNNFVPSKLPEGCVPIHLNLVARHGTRSPTKKRIKELDNLAARLEVLVREAKERSLPLERVPSWLNGWKSPWQGKRKGGELIIKGEEELYDLGIRIRAKFPDLFDEEYHPDVYPIKASQIPRASASAVAFGMGLFSGNGSLGPGHHRAFAVTSESRASDLQLRFHDCCHNYKAYRKSQEPAVSKLKEPILDEITSALIGRHGLNFTSQDTSSLWFLCKQEASLLDITNQACSLFIPTEIELLEWTDDLEMFILKGYGKSVNYRMGVPLLEDVFQSMEQAIMAKEERHASGSFEKARLRFAHAETIVPFSCLLGLFLEGSEIKKIQKEQPLQQPPMPPQKRKWRGSTVAPFAGNNMLVLYRCPAPDRSISKHFVQVLHNEHPIPMPGCDGSDFCPFELFKEKIVAPHQKHDYRSVCNPKLELEPSGSKFSQIFQWLFSPAKGDKHPKDEF